Below is a window of Dictyostelium discoideum AX4 chromosome 1 chromosome, whole genome shotgun sequence DNA.
ttttatatatatactgtatttttatttttgtattattactattattttttaaaaaaaaaaatggaaccaaatattaaaaatggtgatgatggtaaattaaatattgcaattattggtggtggtatttcAGGTATGTCATGTGCATATCTTTTAACTATGGGTGGACATAATTGTACAGTTTTTGAAAAAGGAAATTATTTAGGAGGTCATACAAACACTGTTCAAGTTAAATTTCAAGAAGAGACAGTAAAGATTGATACAGGATTTCTAGTGTATACACCACAAAAGTATCCAAATTTAATGACCCTCTTTAAGAGATTAGGTATTAAAAATGGTGAATCCGATATGTCATTTGGCTATTCATTGAATGCTAGACAAGGTATTGAAAAAACTGTAGAGATGGAAGTTGTTGCCAATGAAATCACCACAAATCCAATTAAAGCTCCAATTAGAAGAGAGATTGAATGGTGTTCAGATAATTTATCAACGATTTTCGCACAATGGCAAAACTTATTCAGACCATCATTTTGgagattattaattgatcttTACAGATTCTCAAAAGATGGTCCATTGATTGTAACACCAGAGAATTTAGAAAAGTATAAAAATATGTCAGTTCGTCAATATTGTGAAATCAATGGTTACTCTAGAGCATTCATAGAATACTATTTAATTCCAGTTGCATCAGCAGTTTGGTCAACAAGTTTCAAAGAAGTTGACCTTTTCCCAATTGTTACATTGGCACGTTTCTTTCAAAATCATggtctttttaaaattgtaaatcgTCCACAATGGAATTCTGTCCAAGGTGGTAGTTATCAATATatggaaaaaattaaagaatttttagaatcaaatggtggtaaaattttattatcatcaccagTTTCAAAAGTTGTTAGATCAAAGAATACTCAAGATGGTGTTttcattacaacaacaactacaactaccaATGGTACTACTACTGATACTGCTACTACAAATACTCAACATTTTGATAGAGTTGTATTTGCTTGTCATACACCAGACATTTTCCCAATGTTAACTGATATGACATATCCAGAGAGAAAAGTATTGAGTGGATTTAAATTCACTCATTGTCTTGCATATCTTCATAGTGATCCATTGTTAATGCCACGTCGTAGAAGTACATGGTCAAGTTGGAATTATATTTATGATGATAGTTCATTGACAGAGAATAAATTATGTTGTACCTATTGGTTAAATCGTATTCAACCATGGGTGAATGCAGAAAAGTATCCACTTTATTTAACTTTAAATCCAGTATTTCAACCAAACCCATCACTATTACATCGTGTCATTGAATATGATCATCCTTTGATTTGTCCCGAGAGTGATAAAGCCAAATCTCGTTTACCAACAATTCAAGGTATTagaaattcattttattgtGGTGCTTGGACTGGTTATGGTTTCCATGAAGATGGTATCACCTCTGGTTTATTGGCTGCTCAATTAATTGATCCAAGTTTAAATAAACTTTGGAAAGTTGATGTCACTCGTTATATCGATGAATTCCCTTCAAATCCTGATAAAACAACTTTaacaatctttaaaaatattttatatttttcaactttattaactttaatttattattcaaaaccaattttaaataaatttaaataaaaaaaatttctttttttttccaaatttaattataaaaatagtttttttttttttttttttgaatatgcAATGAGAGGGGTGGGGTCattgttttttgattttttcactttttttttttcactattttttttttttttttttttttaaatttttttttttttttttttttttttctaattttttttttttaatttttttttatatttttttttattttagcgAATCATTATAAAAAGTTCTCAAcatttgaataaattaaatttatcaaatttaaatctaaatatatatataatgtCACAACAAAAACAGCAACTTACAGAGAATCAAATTATTGAACattataaagatttaaaatcacaacaacaacaaattataaGTAGAATTTCAGAGTTTGAATCAGATGTAGGTGAATATGGTTTAGTTATAAAtgcaattcaaaatttagaATCAAATAGAAAATGTTTCAGAATGGTTGGTGGTGTTTTGGTAGAAAGAACTGTTGGTGAAGTTTTACcacaaattaaacaaaatagAGATGGtgtaactatttttttttttttaattttcaaaatattattattatttaatttaataatactaatttttttcaaaataaataaatttatagatTAAAGAAGTTGTAAAGAAATTAGATGAAAAtctttcaattaaaacaaaagaattaaatgattttgtagctttatataaaataaaaataacttcacaataaattaaaaaaaataaaaaaaaaaaaaaaaaaaataaaataaaaattggattgaatcttttatttttattatttgttgtttatataccaaaagataatattaattttggatAATTGggtttattatatatatttcaatttaaattattattattatttaaatttaatatataatatttcaaaagttgtggataaaaataaaaatcaaaatcaaaatcaaaatcaaaataaatatttatttagtttagttttattttattttatttctttttaaaatttatttatttacaaaaaaaaaaaaaaaaaaaaaaaagagatttttttttatttacattttttgatattttttaaaattaattaaatatcaaGATTGATTAAACctaaagattttaataaacccttatttttacaatgattttgatgaaaacaacaaatacaacccAATTCATCAGATAAATGAACACCTTTATCACAATTTTCTTCACAACTTGTACATTTATTCAATTCTGAAGATTTACTAATGATAATACCTAAATGATCGAAAATTTCTTCACAACTACCAGTACCACCTTCAACAGAGTCAACTAAAAACATTGAATTTGAGgaagaatcattattattattattactattactattaaaagataatgattctaatttggttataaaatttaatgattcttCAATATCATTCTTTGGTGAAATTACTAATGGAATAGTCGAAAGTATTTGATGAATCATTGTATGTAATGAAACTCTTGTATCACCCATCTCTAAAAGATCAAAAATCTTTGAATCATATTCTTTTCTATCAATTGTTAATGATCTTTGAAGTTTATTTCTTAATTCTtcgatttttttattaaaaattggtttaaaaatatctcttttaaaattataattttaaaataaataaataaataaattaatataaacatatatattttttgttttttttttaacaaattaattttatatactTTACCTAGTGGAATttgtaaatgaaaattcaatacATGGTgcttcaaaattaatttgtaatggttgttttaattgaatattttcaatttcaggTTTTGATTGACGATTTTGATCatcataattatttgaattactaAAAGTTTTCTTTTCATATGAACCAACAGAAGTTGTATAGATACCAACACCAAATGaaactaataattttacttgagaatttgatttaaaattgaaaaaagattgttttaaaatttgtttcaTTTCAActgtatttattttatttgcaGTTGTAACAATACGAACACTCTTTGGAAAATGAATTGGTTTTACAATTGCAAAACTATTTgaatattcattattattattattataatttttattattgtttgtaGTATTTAATGAAAGTTCTAAAACTTCAAAATGTGAAATTGGGCCACTATTATTTCTAAAACTTTCAGTATTATGAGTCATAAATATTGAACCAGGGAATAAACGTGTTATACTTTGAGATTTTGAAACTTTTTCAATGATATcaccattaattgaatttaatttaacattTACAATATCATTTGTACCTGAACCACCTcttaatgatattgataaatgatgataatcaTTAGATTTCCATAaaccattgttattattattattattattattattattattattatttattgattgtaaataaattttattattatttaataaattttgtaaaattaattgagaATTTGGAccaaaaagttttaaaagataattataatttgattgTATACCAATTTCAGAAGTTGCACAAAGTAAATGTGATGATAAAATATTTGGAAAATCACCATTGAATGAAAGTTTTTCAGCTTCACCTTCATAGAGTGACATTGgattatttgaaaagaatTTGTCTAATGGACTATAGTAATCTGGTATGTATAGTACTAAACCAAGTTTTGATCTACCTACTCTACCAACACGTTGTTTCCAACTCATTTTACTACCAGGATAACCAATGATTAGACATGCATCCAACTCTGAGATATCGACACCTGCCTCCAATGCATTGGTTGATAGGATTACATTTACATTACCACGTTTCAATTGTTCCAATGTTTCCTTTTTATGAGCGGCTGATAACGATGCGTAATAGGGTCTTACCAATTTAGCTTTCTGTGAGAATTTACCATCATTTGAAAAACTTTCATATAGAGTAttcaatgatttaattgtattaaaGAATACAATACCCTTTATACCATACTGAATCCAATTGTTTATAATTATCGATggtaaataaaatgaatttttagtTGGTCTAAGTGTTAGAAATACTTTTCCAAATGATCCCGAACCATTTCTATCGATTAAATGTAATCTTTGAGGTGACTCATTTTGTCTACTAATGGTTTTTAatccaatttcaattggatTACCAACTGTAGCTGATGccattaaaaattgtaatctattactatttaaaaaattgatttttgaatttaaattaaaatgataGTTTTGAATACgtctaattaaatttataaaatgacAACCCAATGCGCCAGAATATGTATGAATTTCATCTAAAACTATGAAACGAAGATCGCTGAACCATTTTCTCCAACTATCATCCGAACCACTTTTTAAACCACCTCTATAGAGTTGATAATGTAACCAATCGGGACTTGTTAGGATGATGTCGGGTTTGGTTGActtatttgaaaatagtCTTGATAATGAATCTTTTTGAGTATCACGactaaaactattaatatttaaacgTAAATCAATGGGTAACATTTGATTCAACCTATTGATTGAGTTTAATTGATCATTTGCCAATGCATTCAATGGTACTAAAAACATTGCACTTGGAGTTTTAATTAAGGGTTGTTTTAAAACGTTTTGAGAGAtttgtaaattctttaattttgcTTTTAATATCTCTTCAAATATCGGTAGAAATAAACAAAGTGTTTTACCActtgatgttggtgttgtaataataacatcATCACCTTGTATTACCTTTGAACGACATTCCAATTGATGACTATAAAGTTTATTATAACCCATTGATCTTAATACTCCACTCAATATTGATGGTATCTCTTTTGGAATTTCCAATAAATTTGGTTCTTGATGTTCCGTACAATATAAATGAGTAATTGTAccttttaatgaaattgctatctttttaaatggttcatgtttaatattttcttcaatttcttcttctttaattaatatttcattattattattattattgctattgttattattaaataatttattatttaataatgattcattaatttgttgttgttgttgttgttgttgactcgaatttgatttatatgaTTGTATGAAActatcaaatgatttatttatatcttcATTCTTACTTTTTATactatttattgttttattattattattattattattattattattattattattattattattattattattattattattattattattattattatttacactaTTTACACTATTTACAATTGAGTTACTATTTGAATTACTATTTCTATTatccaaattatttatatcattaaaatcattatcatcaaattcaaactCGAAATCATCTTCAATTGTTACCGATGTTGTATCAATGtttgattgtttattatcattattgctattattattattattattattgacattaattttattgttgttacaattactatttttattttcttcatcatcgtcaAAGGGATCAAATGGTTTTGTTGAAGTTGGTTGGTTTTGAATTAAAGGTGTTGTTCTTTTTTGAAATGATATATGGTTTGATGCTTTATtgaagttattattattattattattattaatattgttattattattattagtattattattattattattaatattattattgtgatTACttatattattgatattaacattattattaggtATTAAACTGTTGAAGGATAGAGCAGGTAAATCAAATGGTGATAAATCAGAATCTGAAATAGGTTGGTTACTACTATTGTTTTGTTGTGATGGAAAATTTAGGGAATATTTTGCTTTATTttcgttattattattattattatttatattattactattattagttgAGAAAGAACCAAATTGtctttttgaattatttctAACATTTGAATCTAaaccatttaataattcttgttgagaaaataatcttttctttgggtttataaaatcatttttataactatcactatcactaattttattatttatattcatattaatttaaaaaacaattaaaaaaaaaaaaaaaaaaaaaaaaaaaaaaaaaaaaattaaaaagtgtATCCAACctatgaaaaaaattattttaaataaaccaaaaaaaaaaaataaaataaaaaaaaaaataaaaaaaaaaataaaataaaaagtgaaattttttttttttgatttcctAGAAATCTAAATgggttatttttaaaatatgttaccaaaaaaagaaataaataattatcaagttttgattttgtttttattattttttatttatactcTTAAGATGTATAAAATTTGTTCttctataattatttaaaattgatggaTGTAAATCCTTTATAATTGAAGAATTTCTTAATTTAGTTATACCTTTAACTGGATTTTTACCTTGAAGTATTATTTGACAATTGAATGAAAAATCATTACTTTCAATCAATGGTAAATTTACATCTAatgttattttttcattaaataatttaaatgaatcattattatcattatcattattatcattattatcattattattattattattattattattattattattattattattattattattattattatttttattatttaatttaattggtgttcttttttctaaaattaaattttcacatgaatcaataccaaattgtgagatgattttaatttgatcatTTTGAGAATCTAAATTACTTTGATGAATTGATTGAGATTGTTCTCTAGTTTGAGTAGTGAAAACTGAAGAGTAATCTCTTTTCTTCTCAGATGGTATGACACCCAAGATATTCTCTTGTGAGAATACTGATGAAGTGGTGGGTAATGAGGTTGAGCCAATGTTGCCTGAATACGTTGAAATTGCATCCTCCAATTGGTCAAGACTATTTTTAGAGATTGTTTCTGTCAAATTCGATAACGAAAATGTCATTTGTAAACAATGTTTTGCAGAATTCAGATTCTCCAATCTATTTACACTACCACCACAATTGATAAAGTAATAATTTGATCCAATGAAATGTTTAATGTAAACTAAATTCTGTACACCGATGGGGTCAAATTCCAAAGGCGAGAAAAATAGACGTATCCAAATAACGCCATTTTCAATCCTACAATAACAATGATTCGACAAAGGTTCTAAATATTTCTTCAATTTCTCAGTTATCAAATCCGATCTATACGTAACAGTGGGTGCACCTTGAAGTACCTTTGATTGATAAGCTTTCCAAACTTTTCCTCTTCTCTTTGCATTACTCTTTAATccaataaaatcaatatctGCTAATATTCCATAACTTGGTCCATTTTCAAACATTTCATTATTCTCCTCAAGAAATCTTTTacataaatttttaaataattcttgaGATTCTTTAtatgataatttatcattattatcatcattattatcatcatcattatcatcatcatcatcatcatcatcatcactattattattattattagcattaccattaataatattattaatcatagaatcaatttcattattattattattgttttctttttctttatctttttcattttcactagaaccatcatcatcatcgctatgattaatttcatttaaatttatttttctttgattttcataataatcatcatttttaattaaaaaatgtttataaCCTTCAAATTTTTTACCATTCCAGTATCTTATAAATGCCTTTAATGAATCTAATGATcctaaataattaattaataaacgatgaaaacaatttaaatgcattttaaatatatcatTATGTTGAACTACTAATGAAAAACTTCCTATTGGATATGAttttatgattttattttcatagccatcatcatcatgatcattattttcatcttcttGTTCATATTGATTtccatcttcatcttcattttcattattgaaACCGCCATAGTAATAATCATCATAATCGTCATAATCGTCatattcttctttttcttcttcctctCCCTCCTCTTCTTCCTCTAGTTCATCCACTTCTTTTTCAATGTCTTTAGCAGTTTTATCTATTGTacttggtttattattattattattattattattattattattattattattattattattattattattattattattattattattattattattattattattattattatgaataatattattgttttcatCTCTAGTTCTTACTCTTGTTAttggttttgaaattttatcattatcattatcattatcattatcattatcattatcattatcattatcattatcattatcattatcattatcattatcattatcattatcacaatcattatcattatcatcattattattatcattattatcattatcaatattattttgaggTTGATAGCTTGAACTATttgtcgttgttgttgtagtggtggtagttttACTTTTATCAGTACTTTTCTCCGCTACCCTATTGAATTGGGGTGATGATCTTCTAGTGAGTGGAGTATTGATAGAATTATGTTTTTTACTATcttttgttggtgttggagtTGGAGTTGGAGTTGGAGTTGGAGTTGGAGTTGGAGTGGGAGTTGGAGTTAGAGTTGGAGTTGGGGTTGGAGTTGTTATATCATCTGTTGTAtggtttaataaataatttccaaTACTGCTTGTTGTTCTATCAATGGTTATatcagttgttgttgttgaattgttTATCATATCATTTGTAGTGTCATCGttcattaaatcatttatagTATCATCGTGGTCGTTCTTTATCATGTTATATGCACTATCATTTGCACTATCATTTGATGTATCGTTTACTCTATGATTTTCTATATCACTTGTTATATCACTTACACTATCATTTGCTATATAACTTGCACTATCTGTTACACTAACATTTGTTGTATCGTTTACTCTATCATGATTGTTTGTTATATCACTTGCTACTATATCATTTGGAACATCATTTGTTATATCATTTGTTATATCATTTGTGCTATCAATTgttatatcattttttgtATCATTTACTCTATCATTTTCTATATCATTTGCCATATCACTTGCTTTATCACTTGCAATATCACTTGCTATACCATTTGCTATATCATTTCCTATGTCATTTGTTGTACCGTTTGTTGTATCATTTACTATATCATTTGCTACTATATCACTTGCTATATCATTTGTTGTATCATTTACTATATCATTTACTATATCACATGCTTTATCATTTGTTGTATAGTTTACTATATCATTTGTTATATCACATGCTATTTCATTTGATGTATGATTTGTTGTATCATTTACTATAGGATTTTCTGCTATATCATTTGTTGCATGATCAtggtcatcatcatcatcattcaTTAGCATATCATTTACACTATCATTGGTCGTATCGTTTACGATAGGATTTTCTATATCACTTGCTATATCATTTGttgtttcatttaatttaggATTTTCTATATCATTTGTTGTATGATCATCATAGTGGTCATCATCGTTCTTTACCATATCACCTGCTATATCATTTATTGTATGATCATCATCGTGGTCGTCATTCATTACCATATCATTTGCACTATCATTTGCACTATCATTTGTTGTATCATTTACTATAGGACCTTCTATATCACCTGCTATATCATTTGTTGTATGATAATCAtggtcatcatcatcatcatcatcgttcATTAGCATATCATTTGCACTATCATTTGTTGTATCGTTTATTATAGGATCTTCTATATCACCTGCTATATCATTTGTTTCTATATCACTTGTTTTATTATGATTtgatatttcattttctatatcatttgttgaatcatttattattattatgttatCCAATGTATCATTTTCTGTATCATTCATTTTATTGTTTGTTTTATCATGATTtgatatttcattttctaaatcatctgttgaatcatttattattatgttaTCCAATGTATCATTTtctaaatcatttgatttattgtTTGTTTTATCATCTGATACTACTTCATTTTCTAAATCATCTGttgaatcatttattattattatgttatCCAATGTATCATTTTCtatattattagttttattgtttgttttatcatttgatattTCATTTTGTGTATCTTTTGTTGTAAAAGCATTTGGTTTACCATTTACTTTAGAACCACTATCATTGATTGAAGCTCTTCTTGTTATTGGTTTATTTGTTGGTACAATtcgttttttaattggtgtaATGTTATTAGAGTTGGTTGAGCTggctttattattattatcatcattattatttttattttcactgTTTTTGTTGGATGAAATTGGCGAGGTTTTAGTGGTTGCTCTATTTTTGGTATTTATAGGTAAATAATGGTCAATATGAACTTTATTTAGTAAGGTAGAGGACCTTCTTGTCATTGGAGATTTATTTACAATGTATTTTGGTTCTTTAATTCTATCATTATctaaaatatcattattattatcattatttttattattattatcattatttttattattattgtcattatttttattattattattattattattattattattattattattattattattatttaaagaagatTTTCTAGTAATTGGAATTTTGGGTGATAGAGTAGttgtttcttttgtttttgtatttttattagtgATTTGATCATTTTGAAAgtcaatatcatttttaagtGTTGATTGGGTTTTCTCTTTATTGTGAAAggtttttaatcttttatttgatgAATCATCTTTAGAAATTTCttcaatattactattattattattattattattattattattattattattattattattattattattattattattattattattattattattattattattattattattggtggtgttggttgtTTTGGTAGGGGTGGCGTTTGTAgaggttgtggtggtggtgttggtagTATCGGTTGAAAAAGGTTCTAAGAGTACATAAACACTATCAAAATCATAATCgaatgaatattttttttttaatttcggagtttgtgttgttgttgtttctgTTGTTGTTTCTATTATTGTTTCTGTTGTTGCGGCTGTTgatttattggtttttattgtggattcatttttatttatatatctATCAGCATCATCGTCatgattgttgttattattattatttaaagaagatcttcttgtaattgttgatagAATAGCtgtttcttttgtttttaatcttttatttgatgattcGTCATTAGAAATttcttcaatattattactttgaatattatttctaaaatttgatttagtatttatctttttttcaactattgcactttttaattttgaattattgattttctcattttcattgttatcctctttatttattttatttttgctTGGAGTTGATCTTTTGaccattataattaaaaattaaaaaaaaaaaaaaaaaaaaaaaaaaaaatttggaagattaaaaaaaaaaaaaaaaattgagttaattaaattaaatatatgttttaattctttttttttttttttatttatttttttagattattgaaaattcttttttttcatcaccatcatcaaaaggtaaaaagaaagaatcaATAAAAGATTGATTTATATCATATATTGATGAAGGTGAATAAATTGGTTTATgagttttatcaattaaagttTTGAAAACACCTTGAGTTAAATCTTGTCTATTGCCCAATCTAGTACCAACCCTGACTTCCATTTGAAAGATTTGATCAATATTCATTTGTAAAGCacgtttaataatttcaaatgagACACAAACTGATGTCGGACATAATTGATCTAATAGTATAGATAATGTTTTTGAAGCCCattcaatttcatctttattgtttttattatccaCATTTTCAATCTCCactttcaattgattcaatatcTCTTTCActgatttaaattctttattattaaaacatctattaattattgattgatAAAGAACTAAATGAGAAGACTCTTTATCAGGATACAATGTCTTTCTATACttatttaaaatgaattcaATTTGTCTATAACcttcaatatcatcatcattacatAACTCTTCCAATGttctttcaaataattcatttggtATATAATGAGTTGCCAATTTCACATTTATCAaatcttttgaatttatCTTTACCCCAACCATTGCTAAATATAATCCAATTGAACCAAGTCtagataaaaaataacttGTACCCACATCTGGAAAATATCCAATTCTATtctatattttcaataaatttatattagaGAAACATAAGATCCtatgtagtagtagtagtattagtAGTATTGGTAGTGTACACTTACTTCAGGCATTGCCCATTGAACATTATCACCTATAATTCTATGACTAGAATGTATGCTTAGAC
It encodes the following:
- a CDS encoding enoyl-CoA hydratase/isomerase domain-containing protein → MNRIEIIKNHLLFSQLQPQPQQKQFNNNNNVLKEMENNKIKIIEYKNGCKRIILNRSEALNSLTMEMLKFLSEKLKEFNNDDNCKFVIINSSTEKSFCSGGDIKEFSQLSRSSAGVNEFIRVEYAMDHLIHTFNKPILSFVNGIVMGGGVGLSIHSSHRIIGDNVQWAMPENRIGYFPDVGTSYFLSRLGSIGLYLAMVGVKINSKDLINVKLATHYIPNELFERTLEELCNDDDIEGYRQIEFILNKYRKTLYPDKESSHLVLYQSIINRCFNNKEFKSVKEILNQLKVEIENVDNKNNKDEIEWASKTLSILLDQLCPTSVCVSFEIIKRALQMNIDQIFQMEVRVGTRLGNRQDLTQGVFKTLIDKTHKPIYSPSSIYDINQSFIDSFFLPFDDGDEKKEFSII
- the pfdn2 gene encoding prefoldin beta-like domain containing protein, producing MSQQKQQLTENQIIEHYKDLKSQQQQIISRISEFESDVGEYGLVINAIQNLESNRKCFRMVGGVLVERTVGEVLPQIKQNRDGIKEVVKKLDENLSIKTKELNDFVALYKIKITSQ